A segment of the Selenihalanaerobacter shriftii genome:
TATCAGACCAATCTGCGTTTTTAAAAGTAGTTAAACCCTTTTTTATTTCTCGGCTTATTGTTGTCCTATGACAGTTCATTTCTCGGGCTATTTCACTATAATTTTTATTTTGCTTATTATATAAATGAGCAATAATCTTACGAGCTCCTAGTTTTAAATGTTTCCCTTTTTCTCTTTCTATGATATAATTACTTTGACGCATATTTGTGCCTCCTTAATGTTTAAGTGTGGTTACTTAACATTTTATCAGAGGAACAAGTATGTGTCATTTTTTTATTAGCCCGTGCATTTAATTATACAATGCACCCCTAATAACTATATCTTTCCTGTATACCTGACTTTATTATGGAGATAGTAAATATTAAATGAGGAGGGAAATTAAATGCAACTAACAAGCAAAGAAAAAAGTTATCTACAAGATGCTAAAAAACATGAGGAAATGTGTGTTAAAAAGAAGAACAACAGCATGCAGAACAGATCTTTAATGCTATGCAACAACGCGGTTGGTATAATCCCGAAAGCAACCAATAAAACTATATTATTTTCAGTGTCAGTGTAATTCCACTCTTACCCTGACACTGATTTCATAATAAATCTATTCTATCGAAATTAGGTTACCAGCTTTGATAGAAAATAAATCTACAAAACTAAAAATAATTATAATTAATAAAAGTTGATTAGTTATAGTTGCTGCTATAAAACTGACAACAGCTACATCAACACTAGTAATAATCCCTAATTTTATTAAAATAGCCATTTTATCCTCTTCTACATCTCCTACACTCAATCTATCCTCTATAACCTTTATTCTTTTAAATTTATTATTAACAACGTATGTTTTATTTGGGTCTTTCATAATTATATAGAATAATAAGCTGATTGCTCCTAATAGTAAGACACTAATTAATTTAGAAATCTCTGTTCCTGCTAAGATGAAAGTTAATCTTCCTAAAAGAGTAGTAATAGTAATTAATATAATAATATATCCAAGTATAATTAATAAATTAGAATACTCTATCTCCCCACACTCTTTTTTATATACCAGTCCACTATAAAAGCTATCTATACTAACTAATACAGCTAGTAAAACTAAGGTTCCTACTCCCAAGCTAAGTACCTCCTTTATAGGTCTTTATCTCATTATCTATAATATGATACTAATAGGAAAAGTGTGTTTCATTGCTTGGGAAATGAAAAAAGTAGCAGAACAATAATAGCCCTGCTACTTAAATTTTATAAATTTTCTTTTACTGCCTTTAAAGCATTATAATTAGCTTCAATAGTCTTTTGAATATCCTTATCAGTATGAGCTAAGGACATGAATGCTGCTTCAAATTGTGAACATCCCAAGTAAATACCTTGCTCTAACATTTTTCTAAAATAAATAGCAAATGAATCAGTATCACATTCTTGGGCAGTAGCATAATCTACTACTGGATTTTCATTAAAGAAGAGACTAAACATAGCTCCTTCTCTGGATTGATAACAATTAAGTCCTAACTTCTCTAAATTATCTTTAATTCCTTCATTCAACTTAGCTGACTTTTCTTCTAACTGTTCATAAACTCCTGGTTCTCCTAAAAGTTTTAAAGTTTCGATCCCTGCTGTCATAGCTAATGGATTCCCAGATAAAGTTCCAGCTTGATAGACTGGACCATCTGGCGCAATATGATTCATGATTTCTTCTTTTCCTCCATAAGCACCTACTGGCAATCCTCCGCCAATTATTTTACCTAGACAGGTTAAGTCAGGTGTTACTCCATACTTCTCTTGTACACCGCCGTAAGCCACTCTAAAACCGGTCATTACTTCATCAAAGATTAATAGCGACTCATATTCATTGGTAACCTTTCTTAAACCTTCTAAATATCCTTTTTTAGGTCTAATAACTCCCATATTACCGGTTACTGGTTCCAAAATAATTGCTGCAATATCGTCACCATATTTGTCAAAAATATCTTTAACTGCATCTAAATCATTATAAGGTGCAGCTATAGTCTCCTTAGCAATCTTCTCCGGAACACCAGGACTACCTGGAATCCCTAGAGTTGTCACTCCAGAACCTGCATTAATTAATAAGCTATCTCCATGCCCATGATAGCAACCAGTCAATTTTATAATTTTATCTTTACCAGTATATCCTCTTGCTAACCTTAAAGCACTCATAGTAGCTTCAGTACCGGAATTGACCATTCTTACTTTTTCAATTGACGGCACAGCTTCTACTACTAATTTAGCCATTTCAGTCTCTAATGTAGTTGGTGTCCCAAAACTAGAACCTTTAGCCACCGCTCCTTGTATAGCTTCTGTTACTTTAGGATGAGAGTGACCTACAATCATCGGTCCCCAAGAACCTACATAATCAATATACTCATTCCCATCGGCATCATACATTTTAGAACCTTCAGCTTCTTCAATGAAAAGCGGTTCAGCCCCTACCGAACTAAAAGCACGTACTGGGCTATTAACTCCACCAGGAATTACTTCTTTTGCTTCCTGAAATAATTCATTTGATTTCTTTCTGTCTAAACTCATAATTTATGTAATCTTCACCTCCAAAAGTTATTAATAACAACTTATTTAATTATTCTTCCTCACGAAAGTATTTCATACTCACTTTCTTTAATTGCTCAGTGCTATATAAAATAGTATATTCTTCAATTCCTGTCTTTTTAGAAATATCTTTTGCTACTCTTTCTACATCTTCTTTACTTCGACCATGAATCATACTAAATAAACTATAAGGCCAATCAGGATAAGTTGGCCTCTCATAAACATGGCTAATTTCATCATAAGTCGCCATTAATTTACCTATTTCTTCTCGCTTTTCTTCTGGTATTATCCAAGCACCCATACCATTAAAGGAATAACCTGATTCACGATGGTGAAGAATGACCCCCATGCGACGCAATTTACCTTCTTCATCTAATCTATTTAATCTAGTTAAGAGTTCATCCTCTGTTATTCCTATCTTCTCTGCAATTTTTCTATATGGTCTTGCTTCTAATGATAAATCTTCTTGAACTTCTCTAATAATTGCTTTATCTATTTTATCTATTTCATCAATTTCAACAGGCATTATGAAACCTCCTTTTCTGATTGATCCTCTTTCATATTAAGATTAACACCTAATTTAAAGAATCGAGTTGCAGGCAAATTTCTTAAGGTTTTAATCCCTGTTAAATCTGAAATTTCATTAAATTGCTTTTCTAATTCTTCCTCAGAAGGAGCAATTAAAGTAAACCAGAGATTAAATTTATGGTTTCTACGATAATTGTGAGTTACACCGTGATACTCATTAATCATCTCAGCTACATCATAATATTTATCTTCTTCTACTTTAGCAGCTACTAAAGTACTGACATATCCTAATTTTTTTGAACTGAAGATTCCACCTAATCTTCTAATGTATCCTGTCTCTTTTAAATTCTTTAATCTTTCAATTACTTCTTCACCACTGATATCTAATCTGCTACCAATCTCTTCGTAAGGATTAGCTATTAATGGAAAGTTGCGTTGAGTAATATTTAGTAATTCTTTATCTATTTGGTCTAGTTCTTTTTTCATGCACATCCACCTCTATGACACCAAGGTTCTCCGGCCATATAATCACCATCTGAATAGTAATAGGCTCTAGCTCTACAGCCGCCACAGATATCAGTATGTCCACAGCTTCCACAACTACCACTATAATCCATAGTCCTTAATTCATTAAAGATTTCAGCATCCTCCCAAATTTCATCAAAAGGAGTATCTTTGACATTCCCTACTTCTACTGGAAGATAAGGACAGATATGAACCTCTCCGTTAGGTAGAATACAACAATAATCTGTACCTGCTAAACAACCACGAGTAAATCGCATGTCCATATCTTTTTCTTTAGCTGCTGGCATAAACTGCGGGGCACAAGTCGGCTTTAATTCAATATCGACTTCCTGCTGCTTTTCTAAAATCCGATCAATCATATTATGGTAACGTTTAGCTCTAACCGAATCCCTTTCGATTTCCTTTCCTCTTCCAGTTGGCACTAAGAAGAAAGGATGATGAGCTTTAACACCTAAATCTATTACAAAATCAGTAATCTCTTCAAATTCATCATAATTAACATCGGTAATAGTAGTATTAATCTGCACTGAAATTCCTACTTCAATACAATTCTTAATTCCTTCTACTGCTTTTTCCCAAGCACCCTCAAATTGTCTAAATTCATCATGTATTTTAGGATCAACACTGTCAAGACTAATCCCCATACCGGCAGTTCCAGCATTTTTTAATTTCTTAGCAACCTCTTTAGTAATATACATTCCATTAGAACCAAATACAGGCCGCATTCCTAAACTAGCAGCATGTTCAACTAATTCATAAATATCATCCCGTAATAAAGGCTCCCCACCACTAAAAATCATAATTTTAAAACCAGCTTTAGCAATCTCATCTAACATTTTCTTACCTTCTTCAGTAGTTAATTCATCATTTTGTTTTGCTTCAGGTCCTGATTCTCTATAACAATGTTTACAGTATAAATTACATTCTTTAGTAGTATTCCAAGAAATAATCATTATCTTATTCCTCCCTTAACCATTCTGCTACATCTTTAGCAAAATAAGTCAGAATTAAATCTGTTCCAGCCCGCTTCATACTTAACAACATCTCTAAAACTATTTCTTTTTCATTAACCCAACCTTTTTCGGTTGCTGCTTTAATTAATGAAAATTCACCACTAACATTATAAGCTGCTACTGGATAATTAAATTCTTCTTTAATCTCTTTAATAATATCTAAATATGATAAAGCAGGTTTAACCATTACAATATCTGCACCTTCTTCTATATCCAAGGCAGTCTCTTTTATAGCTTCTCTACTATTTGCTGGATCCATTTGATAAGAACGACGGTCACCTTCCTGTGGAGCAGAATGGGCTGCATCTCTAAATGGTCCATAAAAACTAGAAGCATATTTAGCTGAATAAGCCATAATTGATACATCTTCAAATCCATTCTCATCTAATCCCTGACGAATAGCTCCTACTCTGCCATCCATCATATCAGAAGGAGCTACCATATCAGCACCTGCTCTAGCGTGAGAGACTGCTGTCTGTGCTAATAATTCTAATGTTGGATCATTCTTGACTTTCCCATCTTCTAATATACCACAATGACCATGATCTGTGTATTGACAGAGACATACATCAGTGATAACTAATAATTCTGGGTACTTTTCTTTAATCTTTTGACAAGCCTGCTGTACTATTCCTTCTTCAGCCCAAGCATTAGAACCTTGAGGATCTTTTGATTCAGGAATTCCAAATAAAATTACAGCTTTAATCCCTAAATCAACTAACTCCTCTATCTCATCCATAACTAAATCTAAAGACCAATGATAATTACCTGGCATTGATGGAATTTCTTCTTTAATTCCTTCTCCATGTACTACAAATAGCGGATAGATTAAATCATCAACACTCAGCTGTGATTCCTTAACTAAATCTCGAATATTACTATTTCTTATTCTTCGTGGTCTTTTAATTAAATCTGGGAACATACTTTTCACACTCCTCTGTTACTGATCATCACTTACAAATTATAGCTTACGTCTACAACTTATTATTCTAAACCAATCTCTTCATCGGTTAAATAACAAGCAGGATCTTCATGCCAAAAGTCATCATGTATTGCTTCAGCTCTTGATCTAAAGTTACCATTACATACTTCCAACCACTTACATTTAGCACAACGTCCTTTTAATAATGGCTTCCTATCCTTTAAACCTGCTAAGATTTCATTCTTAGAAGTGTCAGTCCAAATTTCACTAAATTTACGTTCACGAACATTACCAAAAGTATGGTTTTGAGTAAATTGATCAGGATGTACATCCCCAATCCAATTTACATTAGCAATCGCAATCCCTGTTCTATTTCCACCGTTTCTACTCAATAGCTCCCAAACTTCTTCTGCTTTTTCAGGATATTCTTCCTTCATTCTTAAATATAAATAAATTCCGTCAGCATGGTTGTCTACAGTTAAAATTTCTTTGTCCAAACCTCGATCTAAAAAGTCCATAGTCCTATCGATAATTAGATCCATTACTTTTCTAGACTCTTCTAAAGAAATATCTTCCTTAACCATTTCACTTCCACGACCAGAATAAACTAAATGATAGAAACAAGCCCGAGGAATATTCTCTTCTTCAATTAAATCAAAAATATCATTTAAATCCTTATAATTATGACGATTAATAGTAAATCTTAAGCCTACTCTTTGGTCAATCTCTAAACAATTATGCATTCCTTCTAAAGCTTTATCAAAAGCTCCATCTTTACCTCTAAATTTATCATTTGTTTCTGGCATTCCATCAAGACTAATACCAACATAACCTACTCCTATATTTTTAAGTCTTTGAGCAACTTCTTTAGTAATCAATGTTCCATTAGTAGAGATAGTAGGTCTAATTCCTTTCTCAGCAGTATACTCTGCTAATTCGAAAATATCATCACGAATTAATGGTTCCCCACCAGAAAATAATAATACTGGTACATTAAAATCTGCTAAGTCATCAATAAATTTCTTAGCTTCTTTAGTTGTTAACTCACCATCATATTGTTGATAATCTGAATCTGAATAACAGTGGGTACAACTTAAATTACAAGTTCTAGTCATATTCCAGACCACAATCGGACCGCTTCCTTCTCTAGTACCATGTTTTTGCCCTTTTGACTTACGGCTATATCTTAATTTATCACCGTATTGTTTTGCGCCACCTAATAGTTTTGAAACACCAATCATAATTTATCCCACCTTTATTAATTTTAAATAAATTTATTTTACATACTTTAACAAAGCATCTACCAGACCATCTATCGTATATTCTTCAGCAATTATATCTACATCTAATCCTAAATCTCCAGCAGTATCTGCAGTAATAGGACCAATACAAGCAATAGTTACGTCAGCCAATAATTCTTCATGATCACGATCACCTAACATTTTAACAAAATTTCTAACTGTAGATGAACTAGTAAAAGTTATAATATCTACTTCTTCTTCATTTATTAATTTTAATGCTTCCTTATTACCTTCACCCGTAATAGTTTTATAAGCTACTACATTATCAACTTTAGCACCTTTTTCTTTTAATCCTGCTGGCAATGCATCCCGAGCAATATTTGCTCTTGGTAGTAAGAATTTCTGGTTAGAAAGATCTTCATCTAAACCTTCTACAATAGACTCAGCTACATATTTTTCTGGAACATAATCTACTTTCAATCCGGATTTTTCTAGTTCTTCAGCAGTCTTTGAACCAATGGCACAGATTTTAGCATTACCAAATGCCCGTACATCTTTATTTAACTCTTTTAATCTGTTTATAACTCCTTTAACTCCATTAACACTAGTAAAGACCACCCAATCATACTCATCAGCTTTTAATAACTTTTTATCCAATGATTTAAAATCTTCTGGAGGAACAATTTTAATCGCTGGACATTCTACTGGATCCGCTCCTAATTCGTATAATTTCTTAGAAAGCCTACTAGCTTGTTTTCTAGATCTAGTTACTAAGATCCGCTTACCGAATAAATCTTTATTATCAAACCATTGTAATCTCTCTCTTAATTCAACCACATCACCAACTAAAGTAATAGCAGGCGGCTTTAATTCTGCTTCCTTTACTTTTTTCACTATAGTATTCAAATTACCAACTACTGTCTCTTGTTCTGGTCTAGTCCCCCAACGAATTAAAGCTACTGAAGTTTCAGGATCACGCCCATGCTTCTTTAACTGCTTAACAATATTAGGTAAGTTTCCAACTCCCATTAAGAAAACAATTGTTCCTGTAGCAGTAGATAACTTTTCCCAATCAATATTTGATTCATCTTTAGTAGGATCTTCATGACCGGTTACAAAAGCTACTGACGAATTAAAATCTCGATGTGTTAGAGGAATTCCTGCATAAGCTGGAACAGCTATTGGAGAAGTAATTCCTGGTACAATTTCAAATTCAACTCCATGCTCTCGTAAATATTCTGCTTCTTCTCCTCCTCGACCAAAGATAAAAGGATCTCCCCCCTTAAGTCTCGTGATGACTTTTCCTTCTTTAGCCTTTTGAACTATTATATCATTAATCTTTCCTTGAGAATATGTATGATCTCCAGCCTTCTTACCTACATAGATTAACTCTACTTCTTCAGATGCTTCAGTTAATAATTGAGGGTTAGCTAAATAATCATAAATTAATACATCAGCATCTTTGATTGCTTCTAACCCTTTGACCGTAATTAACTTTGGATCTCCTGGGCCTGCACCAACTAAAAAGACTTTTCCCTTCTTCATTATTTATCAGTCTCCTGTCTTGCTTTTTTTAATATTTGATGAGCACCTTTCTTAGCTAAATCTTTAGCTAATTTAACCCCTAGATCACTTGCTTCATCCACAATACCTGAAATCGTTGCCTGTAAGGTTTCTTTACCATCTAAAGTTGCTACCATTCCTTCTAAATTGATGTTATCTCCTTCAACTTTAGCTAAAGCACCAATAGGAACTTGACAGTCACCTTCTAAATATTCTAGAAAAGCTCTTTCTGCTTCTAAACGATACTTGGTTTCTTGATCATCAATCCTTGAAACAATCTCTTTAATCTTTTCATCATCTTCTCTAGTTTCAATAGCCAACGCACCTTGTCCAGCAGCTGGTAAAATCACATCAGGTTCTAAATATTGAGTAATCTTATCTTCCCAGCCCATTCTAATTAAACCAGCAGCAGCTAAAACAATGGCATCTAAATTTAATTCTTCATCCTGTAATTTCTTTATTCTAGTATCTATATTACCTCTAATTGGAACTATATCTAAATCAGAACGATAACTTAACAATTGAGAAGTTCGGCGCAAACTACCTGTTCCAATTCTAGCCCCTTTAGGTAACTCATCAATTAACAAATTATTATTAGAAATTAAAACATCACGAGGATTTACCCGCTTAGGAATAGCTGTAATTTCTAAATTATTTGGTAATTCTGCTGGCATATCCTTCATGCTATGTATTGCCAAATCTATTTTAGACTCCAAAAGTGAAACTTCTAATTCTTTAATGAATAAGCCTTTACCACCTACTTGAGCTAAAGGCTTATCTAAAATTTTATCACCTTTAGTTACAATCTTTTTTAATTCAAATTCATATTCAGCCCAAGCATCAGCTAACATATCTGCTACTAATTGTGTCTGACCAACAGCCAGTTGGCTTTTTCTAGTTCCAATAATTACTTTATTATTCTTCATTATTCGCCTCCTTTACCTCAATGATTTTAAATTTATCATCATCTTGATCATCTTGATCATCTTGATCATCTAGCAATGCAACTTTAATTTCACTAGGTAAGATATTATTGATTATTTCTATTGCTTGTTGATAACTTCCTTCTTGCATGTATTTAATCGCTTTAGAATAGGCTAAATCTTTAAAAATTTGTTTTCTAACTCTTTCCTTATTAACTTTAGCAATGATTTTTCCTCTTAAATCTCCCATTAGTTCTAGGAAGTGATCGTATTCAACTCCAAAACCTTCTTCTAATTCCCTTCTAATTCTACCAGAGAGCGCTGGGCTCTTCCCACCCGTAGAGATACTTAAACATAATGCACCTTCCCTAACTACTGCTGGTACATTGAAGTTTGATATCTCCGGTTGGTCAACAATATTAACTAACAAATTTCTAGCAAAAGCATCTTCAGCTATTTGTTTATTAACATCGGGGGAATTTGTAGCCCCTATTACTAGGAATTCATCCTCAATATCAGCCGTTTGATAGTTCTTTCTCTCACAAGAAATTAAATCCTGATCCTTTTGCTCCTCTAGTTTAGGAGTTAATTCTGGACTGACAACTGTAATATCTGCTCCTGTCTCTAATAAAGCACCTACTTTTCTTTCAGCTACAGTCCCTCCACCAACTACTAATATTGATTTATTATCTAAATTTAATGCTATTGGATAATGACTCAATATTTTACCCCCTTAAATTTTTTATAATATAATTAATATATTCTATACAAATTAGATATAACCTTGCAACCGTACAAAAGTTCACTAATAATTCATTTTTAAGAAGTATTATACCTTTTTGAATTAATTAAGTAAAATTATGCAAACTGGATGAAATAAAAGTTAATCCTAAATAAGTAATTAAGATAGTTAAAAATCCGATTACAGTAATATATGCACTATTTTTTTTACTCAAATTATTCCTGGCTCTATTATATAAATATATGGCATATATTAACCAAACTATCCCAGTCCACACTTGTTTAGCATTCCAATTCCAGTACATACCCCAGACTTGATTAGCCCATAGGGAACCAGTGATAATTCCAGTCGTTAATAATGGAAAACCAATCATTATCAATTGATAGCTTAGCTTATCTAATTTATTGAGTGAAGGTAATCGATAATAAAAACGAGATGGTGTTTTATCATTTAATTGTTTCTCTTGTAAAAGATAGGCAACACTTATACAAAAAGCTAAAGTAAAGACACCATAGCTAATGAAAATAGCTGAAGTATGAATATCTAACCATATGCTATGGATCTCTGCTGGTAAATTATCTATTTCATTAGGTAAAAAACTAGCATATAAAAGTACTAATGAATTAAAGGGAATAATAAATGCTCCTAATACTCTAACCTTATATAGATATTCAATTAACATATAAATAATAATTATAGTCCAAGTTATTAATAAAAGAGTTTCATAGAAATTTTTTATAGGTAAGTAGCCTGTTTGTAAAATCAAAATTAACAGACTTAAAGTATGAGTTCCTATCCCAACATACAGAAGGTTTGATGTCCAATGATTTGGGCTTTTAGGATTGGAAAAGAATTCACGTTTAATATAAAATCCGCCACTAAATAAATAAATTATTAAAGTTATTTTAAATAATATTTGAGACCAGTCCATTTTACTCATCCTCCTCATTATTCTTTAAACCGAATAATTTATTAACAGCTTGAAGATACAACTGGCCATTTTCAATATTAGCAAACTCTTTAACTTGAACAGTAGGTTTATGCAATAATTTATTAATAATTTTATAAGTTAACCCTTTAATTATATTCTTATCTTCTTCATCGATACCGTCTATCTTTGCCAAGGCTCTTTCTAATTCTTTTTGCCTAATTTGCTCAGCTTGTTTTCTTAAAGATTTAATAATTGGAACTACATCTCTAGAGTTTCTCCAGGTATTAAAATCTTTAACTTCTTCTTCAATAATTTCTTTAACAGATGAAACACAGGCTTCACTTTTCTTTAAATTTGCATTAACTACTGATTCTAAGTCATCAATATTATACGCATAAACATTTTCAATTTGATGAATATTAGGGTCTATATCTCTCGGTACCGCAATATCTATAAAGAATAAAGGTTTATCATTACGTTTAATTAAGATATCCTTAACCATATCATAATTTACTATATAGTGTGGAGCTCCAGTAGAACTAATAACTATATCTACTTTATTAAACCAGTTGTCAACTTCTTCCCATTTAATCGCTTGACCATTAAACTGCTCAGCTAAATTAACCGCTTTAGAAAAGGTTCGATTAGCCACAACAACTTTATCAACCCCATGATCAACTAAGCTTTTTAAAGTTAATTTACTCATTTCTCCAGCCCCTAAAATTAAAACAACTTCTTCATCTAAAGTACCAAATATCTTATTAGCTAATTCAACTGCTGCATAACTAACTGATGCAGCATTATCATTAATAGCTGTTTCATGCCTTGCTCTTTTACCTACTTTTAAAGAATCAGTAAATAACTGATGAAGAATAGTGCTTATAGTTTCTTTTTCCCGGGCTAAATTAAAAGCATCTTTAACTTGACCTAAAATCTGTGCTTCTCCTAATACCATTGAATCTAATCCTGAAGCAACACGATATAAATGAGTAACAGCCCCCAAATCAAAATAATAATACATATATTCTTCTAATTCCTCTTTAGATAGAGAAGAAAATTCACTTAAAAGATTTAAAATGAATTTTATACCTACTTCTTTTTTCAAACTTACCACATAAACTTCAGTCCGATTACAAGTAGCTAAAATTATTCCTTCTTCTATTTCATCATCTTCATCTATTCTTTCTAAGGCTGCATCTTTCTCTTTTGAAGTAAACGATATCTGTTCTCTAATTTCCACCGGAGCTGTCTTATGATTTAAGCCCATAGTTACAATAGTCACAATGGTGGCCTCCTTAGTAGAGTAATAAATCAGCATAAAGGATTACTAGTTTTTTAAAAAACTAGTAATCCTTTATGTCACAATTGTATATTCTTCAAGCATCAATCAAATATGACAATAATTATTATGTTATTTTACTATAGTATTTAATGTTTTAATTTTAATCTGTAGAATGA
Coding sequences within it:
- the cobA gene encoding uroporphyrinogen-III C-methyltransferase codes for the protein MKKGKVFLVGAGPGDPKLITVKGLEAIKDADVLIYDYLANPQLLTEASEEVELIYVGKKAGDHTYSQGKINDIIVQKAKEGKVITRLKGGDPFIFGRGGEEAEYLREHGVEFEIVPGITSPIAVPAYAGIPLTHRDFNSSVAFVTGHEDPTKDESNIDWEKLSTATGTIVFLMGVGNLPNIVKQLKKHGRDPETSVALIRWGTRPEQETVVGNLNTIVKKVKEAELKPPAITLVGDVVELRERLQWFDNKDLFGKRILVTRSRKQASRLSKKLYELGADPVECPAIKIVPPEDFKSLDKKLLKADEYDWVVFTSVNGVKGVINRLKELNKDVRAFGNAKICAIGSKTAEELEKSGLKVDYVPEKYVAESIVEGLDEDLSNQKFLLPRANIARDALPAGLKEKGAKVDNVVAYKTITGEGNKEALKLINEEEVDIITFTSSSTVRNFVKMLGDRDHEELLADVTIACIGPITADTAGDLGLDVDIIAEEYTIDGLVDALLKYVK
- the nirJ2 gene encoding putative heme d1 biosynthesis radical SAM protein NirJ2 translates to MIISWNTTKECNLYCKHCYRESGPEAKQNDELTTEEGKKMLDEIAKAGFKIMIFSGGEPLLRDDIYELVEHAASLGMRPVFGSNGMYITKEVAKKLKNAGTAGMGISLDSVDPKIHDEFRQFEGAWEKAVEGIKNCIEVGISVQINTTITDVNYDEFEEITDFVIDLGVKAHHPFFLVPTGRGKEIERDSVRAKRYHNMIDRILEKQQEVDIELKPTCAPQFMPAAKEKDMDMRFTRGCLAGTDYCCILPNGEVHICPYLPVEVGNVKDTPFDEIWEDAEIFNELRTMDYSGSCGSCGHTDICGGCRARAYYYSDGDYMAGEPWCHRGGCA
- the hemL gene encoding glutamate-1-semialdehyde 2,1-aminomutase, giving the protein MSLDRKKSNELFQEAKEVIPGGVNSPVRAFSSVGAEPLFIEEAEGSKMYDADGNEYIDYVGSWGPMIVGHSHPKVTEAIQGAVAKGSSFGTPTTLETEMAKLVVEAVPSIEKVRMVNSGTEATMSALRLARGYTGKDKIIKLTGCYHGHGDSLLINAGSGVTTLGIPGSPGVPEKIAKETIAAPYNDLDAVKDIFDKYGDDIAAIILEPVTGNMGVIRPKKGYLEGLRKVTNEYESLLIFDEVMTGFRVAYGGVQEKYGVTPDLTCLGKIIGGGLPVGAYGGKEEIMNHIAPDGPVYQAGTLSGNPLAMTAGIETLKLLGEPGVYEQLEEKSAKLNEGIKDNLEKLGLNCYQSREGAMFSLFFNENPVVDYATAQECDTDSFAIYFRKMLEQGIYLGCSQFEAAFMSLAHTDKDIQKTIEANYNALKAVKENL
- the ahbB gene encoding siroheme decarboxylase subunit beta; amino-acid sequence: MPVEIDEIDKIDKAIIREVQEDLSLEARPYRKIAEKIGITEDELLTRLNRLDEEGKLRRMGVILHHRESGYSFNGMGAWIIPEEKREEIGKLMATYDEISHVYERPTYPDWPYSLFSMIHGRSKEDVERVAKDISKKTGIEEYTILYSTEQLKKVSMKYFREEE
- the hemB gene encoding porphobilinogen synthase; translation: MFPDLIKRPRRIRNSNIRDLVKESQLSVDDLIYPLFVVHGEGIKEEIPSMPGNYHWSLDLVMDEIEELVDLGIKAVILFGIPESKDPQGSNAWAEEGIVQQACQKIKEKYPELLVITDVCLCQYTDHGHCGILEDGKVKNDPTLELLAQTAVSHARAGADMVAPSDMMDGRVGAIRQGLDENGFEDVSIMAYSAKYASSFYGPFRDAAHSAPQEGDRRSYQMDPANSREAIKETALDIEEGADIVMVKPALSYLDIIKEIKEEFNYPVAAYNVSGEFSLIKAATEKGWVNEKEIVLEMLLSMKRAGTDLILTYFAKDVAEWLREE
- the ahbA gene encoding siroheme decarboxylase subunit alpha; protein product: MKKELDQIDKELLNITQRNFPLIANPYEEIGSRLDISGEEVIERLKNLKETGYIRRLGGIFSSKKLGYVSTLVAAKVEEDKYYDVAEMINEYHGVTHNYRRNHKFNLWFTLIAPSEEELEKQFNEISDLTGIKTLRNLPATRFFKLGVNLNMKEDQSEKEVS
- the nirJ1 gene encoding putative heme d1 biosynthesis radical SAM protein NirJ1, producing the protein MIGVSKLLGGAKQYGDKLRYSRKSKGQKHGTREGSGPIVVWNMTRTCNLSCTHCYSDSDYQQYDGELTTKEAKKFIDDLADFNVPVLLFSGGEPLIRDDIFELAEYTAEKGIRPTISTNGTLITKEVAQRLKNIGVGYVGISLDGMPETNDKFRGKDGAFDKALEGMHNCLEIDQRVGLRFTINRHNYKDLNDIFDLIEEENIPRACFYHLVYSGRGSEMVKEDISLEESRKVMDLIIDRTMDFLDRGLDKEILTVDNHADGIYLYLRMKEEYPEKAEEVWELLSRNGGNRTGIAIANVNWIGDVHPDQFTQNHTFGNVRERKFSEIWTDTSKNEILAGLKDRKPLLKGRCAKCKWLEVCNGNFRSRAEAIHDDFWHEDPACYLTDEEIGLE
- a CDS encoding helix-turn-helix domain-containing protein; protein product: MRQSNYIIEREKGKHLKLGARKIIAHLYNKQNKNYSEIAREMNCHRTTISREIKKGLTTFKNADWSD
- the hemC gene encoding hydroxymethylbilane synthase, encoding MKNNKVIIGTRKSQLAVGQTQLVADMLADAWAEYEFELKKIVTKGDKILDKPLAQVGGKGLFIKELEVSLLESKIDLAIHSMKDMPAELPNNLEITAIPKRVNPRDVLISNNNLLIDELPKGARIGTGSLRRTSQLLSYRSDLDIVPIRGNIDTRIKKLQDEELNLDAIVLAAAGLIRMGWEDKITQYLEPDVILPAAGQGALAIETREDDEKIKEIVSRIDDQETKYRLEAERAFLEYLEGDCQVPIGALAKVEGDNINLEGMVATLDGKETLQATISGIVDEASDLGVKLAKDLAKKGAHQILKKARQETDK